In one window of Photobacterium leiognathi DNA:
- the ftsL gene encoding cell division protein FtsL: MKQPTESSLNLARLIGRDLVTVGLVPLILTFAILASALSVVYITHDTRQQIVKQEQLLTEREGYDVEWRNQILEQNSLAEHSRIERLAETELKMQRPSADSEVVIQ; this comes from the coding sequence ATGAAACAACCTACAGAATCATCATTGAATCTGGCACGCCTGATTGGACGAGATCTCGTTACAGTCGGGCTTGTTCCACTCATTCTAACCTTTGCTATTCTCGCATCTGCACTTTCAGTGGTGTACATCACTCACGACACGCGCCAACAAATTGTTAAACAAGAGCAATTACTAACTGAGCGTGAAGGCTATGACGTGGAGTGGAGAAACCAAATCCTCGAACAAAATTCACTTGCAGAGCACAGTCGAATCGAACGATTAGCGGAAACTGAGCTCAAAATGCAACGTCCATCCGCCGACAGTGAAGTTGTAATTCAATAA
- the sspA gene encoding stringent starvation protein SspA, with amino-acid sequence MAVAANKRSVMTLYSDASDIYSHQVRIVLAEKGVSVEIELVDPLNLPEDLLELNPYQSVPTLVDRELALYQANIIMEYLDERFPHPPLMQVYPVARGNSRLMMYRVERNWYSLAEKIKTGSADEADKARKQLREELLALAPVFAEFPFFMSDEFSLVDCYLAPLLWRLPEMGIELSGAGAKEVKTYMTRVFERDSFLASLTEAEREMRLAGQ; translated from the coding sequence ATGGCTGTTGCTGCCAATAAACGCTCTGTGATGACTCTGTATTCTGATGCTTCAGACATCTACAGCCATCAGGTGCGTATCGTACTAGCCGAAAAAGGTGTTAGTGTTGAAATTGAATTGGTTGATCCATTGAATCTACCTGAAGATCTGTTAGAGCTGAACCCATATCAGTCAGTTCCAACATTGGTTGATCGTGAATTAGCACTATACCAAGCGAACATCATTATGGAGTACTTGGATGAGCGTTTTCCTCACCCACCTCTAATGCAGGTTTACCCTGTTGCTCGTGGTAACAGCCGTCTAATGATGTACCGCGTTGAGCGCAACTGGTACTCACTTGCTGAGAAGATCAAGACTGGCTCTGCCGATGAAGCTGATAAAGCGCGTAAGCAATTACGTGAAGAGTTACTTGCATTAGCACCAGTATTTGCAGAATTCCCATTCTTCATGAGTGACGAGTTCAGCCTTGTTGATTGTTACCTAGCTCCACTGTTATGGCGTTTACCTGAAATGGGTATTGAGCTAAGCGGTGCTGGTGCAAAAGAAGTTAAAACTTACATGACACGTGTATTTGAACGTGATTCTTTCCTTGCTTCATTAACTGAAGCTGAACGTGAAATGCGTTTAGCTGGCCAGTAA
- a CDS encoding penicillin-binding transpeptidase domain-containing protein has product MKFFNRSKPKKSATKKAKPLIKWRFTLVCFFILLGFFGLIARAAYIQVLEPGRLIQEGDARSLRTKLMPSARGIISDRNGEQLAVSVPVQAVFANPAEIFKHGGLSDVERWHALADVLGLDRSWLLHELDSKKKRKFIYLARQVSPAMANYVHKLKLPGIGLKDESRRFYPSGEVSAHLLGFTGIDDHGLDGVEKTYDGWLTGEPGRRTVRKDRYGRVVENISQQKRQPGKPLQLSIDQRIQAVAYRAAKEGVLDIPATSVSIAISDVRTDEILAMVNAPSFNPNNRDDRQPYKMRNRVITDTFEPGSTVKPFVVYTAMKHGIANEHTLIAIPPSKQFRVGSKVIKDVSRIEPMATVQRILQKSSNIGVTKLSLAMPVDYIIDTYRKVGFDEPSGINLIGETTGHFPNRYRWSDIERATLAYGYGLSLTPLQLLHAYTTLGAYGIKRPLSILKTEKVVPGEQVLDPKIVKKILLMIESVTDKKGGGGGWRAAVPGYRVGVKTGTAKKAIAGGYGDDYFSYTVGVAPISNPRLAIVVMVNEPKGKVYYGGAVAAPILSKVLGSALQILNVPPDANTLHKVEKES; this is encoded by the coding sequence ATGAAGTTTTTTAATCGTTCAAAGCCGAAGAAAAGTGCAACCAAGAAAGCGAAACCATTGATCAAGTGGCGCTTTACCTTGGTTTGCTTTTTTATCTTATTAGGGTTCTTCGGTCTTATTGCTCGCGCCGCGTATATTCAAGTCCTTGAGCCTGGTCGTCTTATTCAAGAAGGGGATGCACGTTCATTACGTACTAAATTAATGCCTTCTGCACGCGGTATTATCTCCGATAGAAATGGCGAACAGTTAGCCGTGAGTGTTCCGGTACAGGCTGTATTCGCTAACCCTGCTGAAATTTTTAAACACGGTGGCCTAAGTGATGTTGAACGATGGCATGCACTGGCTGACGTATTAGGTCTTGATCGTAGCTGGTTGCTACATGAATTAGATTCTAAGAAAAAACGTAAATTTATTTATCTTGCCCGCCAAGTTAGCCCCGCGATGGCGAACTATGTTCACAAATTAAAGCTGCCTGGTATTGGCCTTAAAGATGAATCTCGTCGCTTCTATCCTTCTGGTGAAGTGAGTGCGCATCTTCTTGGTTTTACAGGCATTGATGACCACGGCCTTGATGGTGTTGAAAAAACCTATGACGGTTGGTTAACTGGTGAACCTGGTCGCCGAACGGTACGTAAAGATCGCTATGGTCGTGTGGTTGAAAATATCTCACAACAAAAACGACAACCGGGTAAGCCATTGCAACTTAGTATCGATCAACGCATTCAGGCTGTTGCTTATCGCGCGGCAAAAGAGGGCGTGTTAGATATTCCTGCTACATCCGTCAGTATTGCAATTTCTGATGTGCGAACTGATGAAATTCTCGCGATGGTTAATGCACCATCTTTCAACCCGAATAACCGTGATGATCGCCAGCCATACAAAATGCGTAACCGTGTGATCACAGATACTTTTGAGCCTGGCTCAACGGTGAAGCCATTTGTGGTTTACACCGCAATGAAACACGGCATTGCTAACGAACATACATTGATTGCTATCCCACCGAGCAAGCAGTTCCGCGTAGGTAGCAAGGTGATTAAAGACGTTTCACGTATTGAGCCGATGGCAACCGTACAGCGCATTTTGCAGAAATCGAGTAACATTGGTGTGACTAAATTGTCACTCGCAATGCCTGTTGATTACATCATTGATACTTATCGTAAAGTTGGGTTTGATGAACCATCAGGTATTAACTTAATTGGTGAAACAACAGGTCATTTCCCTAACCGTTATCGCTGGTCTGATATTGAACGTGCCACACTCGCTTATGGCTACGGTTTATCGCTAACGCCATTACAGTTACTGCATGCTTATACAACGCTAGGTGCTTACGGTATTAAGCGTCCGTTATCGATTTTGAAAACGGAAAAAGTGGTACCGGGTGAGCAAGTGCTTGATCCTAAGATCGTCAAGAAAATCTTGTTGATGATTGAATCTGTAACCGATAAAAAAGGCGGCGGCGGTGGCTGGCGTGCAGCAGTTCCTGGTTACCGTGTTGGTGTGAAAACGGGTACGGCTAAAAAGGCAATTGCAGGTGGTTATGGTGATGATTACTTCTCTTACACCGTGGGTGTTGCACCTATCAGTAACCCGCGCTTAGCGATTGTGGTGATGGTGAATGAACCAAAAGGTAAAGTTTACTATGGTGGTGCGGTTGCTGCGCCAATTCTGTCAAAAGTATTAGGTAGTGCGCTGCAAATCCTTAACGTTCCGCCTGATGCAAATACCCTGCATAAAGTCGAGAAGGAATCGTAA
- a CDS encoding YraN family protein, with the protein MAEQFLSRHRLKLIERNFSCRSGEIDLIMRQGKCFVFIEVKYRTHRHFGSASEAVNWHKQQKLKRTALFWLQKNGFSIDQTECRFDVVTIEGQEHHIEWHTNILVEG; encoded by the coding sequence ATGGCGGAACAGTTTCTGTCCCGCCATCGCCTTAAGCTTATTGAACGAAATTTTAGCTGTCGCAGCGGTGAAATAGATTTAATTATGCGACAGGGTAAATGTTTTGTTTTTATTGAAGTAAAATACCGAACACATCGCCATTTCGGTTCGGCTTCAGAAGCGGTGAATTGGCACAAACAACAGAAATTAAAACGCACCGCCCTTTTTTGGTTACAAAAAAATGGCTTTTCAATTGATCAAACGGAATGCCGATTTGATGTCGTGACAATTGAAGGTCAAGAACACCATATTGAGTGGCATACCAACATCTTAGTTGAAGGTTAA
- the rsmI gene encoding 16S rRNA (cytidine(1402)-2'-O)-methyltransferase, whose protein sequence is MSETNSSMVDVATLYIVPTPIGNLADITQRALDVLANVDLIAAEDTRHTSRLLSHFSISTRTFALHDHNEQQKADFLIEKLQSGTSIALVSDAGTPLISDPGYHLVNRCRQAGVKVVPLPGPCAVITALSGAGLPSDRFSFEGFLPPKSKGRRDCFQALANDERTLIFYESPHRINDSLSDMLAVLGAERQVVLARELTKTYETIHGAPLGELIEWLAEDSNRVRGEMVVLVAEHRAQKDELPADALRTLGLLAKELPLKKAAALTAEIHGVKKNALYKWGLENLE, encoded by the coding sequence ATGAGTGAAACCAATTCAAGCATGGTTGATGTTGCTACGTTGTACATCGTACCTACACCCATCGGTAATTTGGCTGATATAACCCAACGAGCATTAGACGTATTAGCAAATGTTGATTTGATTGCTGCTGAAGATACTCGCCATACATCACGCTTGTTATCCCATTTCTCTATCTCAACCCGCACCTTTGCGCTTCATGATCATAATGAACAGCAAAAAGCTGATTTTTTGATCGAGAAGCTTCAGTCAGGTACTAGCATTGCGTTGGTCTCTGATGCTGGTACACCGCTGATCAGTGATCCAGGGTATCATCTTGTGAATCGCTGTCGTCAAGCGGGTGTTAAAGTTGTGCCATTACCAGGCCCATGTGCAGTGATCACTGCTTTGAGCGGTGCTGGTTTACCTTCAGACCGATTCAGTTTTGAGGGCTTTTTACCACCCAAAAGTAAAGGTCGCCGAGACTGTTTTCAAGCGTTAGCGAATGATGAACGTACGTTAATTTTTTACGAATCGCCACATCGCATTAATGATTCCCTGAGTGATATGTTAGCCGTGCTTGGTGCGGAACGCCAAGTAGTATTAGCGCGTGAGTTAACAAAAACTTATGAAACAATCCATGGTGCGCCACTAGGTGAGTTAATTGAGTGGTTAGCTGAAGACAGTAATCGCGTTCGTGGTGAGATGGTGGTGTTAGTTGCTGAGCACCGCGCACAAAAAGATGAATTACCCGCTGATGCACTACGTACGCTGGGTTTACTTGCGAAAGAATTACCATTGAAAAAGGCTGCGGCACTGACGGCTGAAATTCATGGTGTGAAAAAGAACGCACTGTACAAGTGGGGTTTAGAGAATCTCGAATAA
- a CDS encoding phosphoheptose isomerase, which produces MLDSIRESFTESIQTQIAAAEALPDSISKAAQVMVQSLLNGNKILCCGNGGSAANSQHFASCLINRFETERPSLPALALTADTTILTAVANDYHHDEVFSKQVRALGQACDILFVLSTSGNSKNIIKAMEAALTRDMTIIALTGKDGGEMAGLLGIQDVEIRIPSQRTARIQEVHLLTVHCLCDLIDQVLFPHHEG; this is translated from the coding sequence ATGCTAGACAGCATTCGTGAAAGTTTTACCGAAAGTATTCAAACTCAAATTGCCGCCGCAGAGGCTCTGCCAGATTCCATTTCCAAAGCAGCCCAAGTGATGGTGCAAAGCCTTTTAAACGGCAACAAAATTTTATGTTGTGGTAATGGTGGCTCAGCCGCTAACTCACAGCACTTTGCCTCTTGTTTGATCAACCGTTTTGAAACTGAACGTCCAAGCTTACCAGCATTAGCATTAACGGCAGATACTACAATCCTCACCGCTGTAGCTAACGACTACCACCATGATGAAGTGTTTTCAAAGCAAGTACGCGCTTTAGGTCAAGCTTGTGATATTTTATTTGTATTATCGACCAGTGGTAACAGTAAAAATATTATCAAAGCAATGGAAGCCGCACTAACACGTGATATGACCATTATCGCCCTAACAGGTAAAGATGGTGGTGAAATGGCTGGATTACTAGGTATACAAGATGTTGAGATCCGAATTCCCTCTCAGCGAACAGCCCGTATTCAAGAAGTGCATTTACTAACAGTACACTGCCTTTGTGATCTCATTGACCAAGTACTATTTCCCCATCACGAAGGATAA
- a CDS encoding BON domain-containing protein: MRWLTRLLIAFVFVLQGCSSFSTQDPRDVEQHWDDQKIEMDIAGMANSRQFTRTTSINSVSLDGNVLLIGQVTSPTVKEQFAQQVRHIANVEHIYNQLEVRPLLGFGDISYDAWLTTKVKSQLIASKQLTGAVIKVISEGGRVYLLGYVTPHQGEVAINIARNVGGVQKVITLFKQNPNS; this comes from the coding sequence ATGCGCTGGCTCACTCGCCTACTGATCGCTTTTGTTTTTGTATTACAAGGATGTTCAAGCTTTTCAACCCAAGATCCGCGTGATGTCGAACAACACTGGGATGATCAAAAAATAGAAATGGACATCGCGGGAATGGCAAACAGTCGTCAATTTACCCGTACTACTAGCATTAATAGTGTCTCTTTAGACGGTAATGTACTGCTGATTGGTCAAGTTACCTCTCCTACTGTTAAGGAACAATTTGCCCAGCAAGTCCGACATATTGCCAACGTTGAGCATATTTATAACCAGCTAGAAGTCAGACCATTACTTGGCTTTGGCGATATTAGTTACGATGCTTGGCTTACTACCAAAGTGAAATCTCAACTGATCGCGAGCAAACAGCTGACAGGTGCAGTGATCAAAGTGATCAGTGAAGGCGGACGAGTTTACCTACTTGGCTATGTCACGCCTCACCAAGGTGAAGTAGCCATTAATATTGCGCGTAATGTTGGTGGCGTACAAAAAGTGATTACGCTGTTTAAACAAAACCCAAATAGTTAA
- the sspB gene encoding ClpXP protease specificity-enhancing factor, translating to MDMEKMTPRRPYLLRAFYDWLVDNDLTPHLVVDATLPGVKVPMEFVSDGQIILNIAPRAVGNLELGNEAVSFNARFSGRPHSVIVPMYAVLAIYARENGAGTMFEPEPSYETDMPVFDDAEEAEDMIDEVPESTSPFAVVSETETVGSDDPDDEPPRPRGRPSLRVVK from the coding sequence ATGGATATGGAAAAAATGACGCCGCGTCGACCTTATCTACTGCGCGCGTTTTATGATTGGTTAGTGGATAACGATCTCACTCCACACTTGGTTGTTGATGCAACATTACCGGGTGTGAAAGTGCCGATGGAGTTTGTGAGTGATGGTCAAATCATCCTAAACATCGCTCCTCGCGCTGTGGGTAATTTAGAGCTGGGCAATGAAGCAGTAAGCTTTAATGCGCGTTTTAGTGGTCGTCCACACTCTGTTATTGTACCTATGTATGCTGTGCTTGCTATCTATGCCCGTGAAAACGGTGCAGGAACGATGTTTGAGCCAGAGCCTAGCTACGAAACAGATATGCCAGTCTTTGACGATGCTGAAGAAGCAGAAGATATGATTGATGAGGTTCCAGAATCAACATCACCATTTGCTGTAGTTAGTGAAACTGAAACAGTAGGTAGTGATGATCCAGATGATGAGCCACCACGTCCTCGTGGTCGTCCAAGTCTACGTGTTGTGAAATAA
- the mraZ gene encoding division/cell wall cluster transcriptional repressor MraZ, translating into MLRGATSISIDSKGRIAIPKRYRQWITEQCGGLFICTIDHQFSCLLLYPINEWEHIEAKLATLSSLHPAERRIQRLLLGHASECEMDGQGRILLSPTLRQYAHLQDKIMLVGQLNKFEIWSDVLWQQQIELDINLQAEDALAQSSRLSELSL; encoded by the coding sequence ATGCTAAGAGGCGCAACATCGATATCTATTGATAGCAAAGGACGCATAGCGATCCCGAAACGTTATCGACAATGGATCACCGAACAATGTGGCGGCTTATTCATTTGCACTATTGATCACCAGTTTTCTTGCTTGTTGCTTTATCCCATCAATGAATGGGAGCACATAGAAGCTAAGTTAGCGACATTATCAAGCCTTCATCCTGCAGAGCGTCGAATTCAACGATTGTTGCTTGGCCATGCTAGTGAATGTGAAATGGATGGACAGGGACGAATTTTACTCTCACCAACCTTACGACAATACGCTCACTTACAAGATAAAATCATGCTTGTCGGCCAACTCAATAAATTTGAAATTTGGTCTGATGTGTTATGGCAACAGCAAATTGAACTCGATATCAACCTTCAGGCTGAGGATGCGTTAGCACAATCATCGCGCCTTAGTGAGCTTTCACTTTAG
- the murE gene encoding UDP-N-acetylmuramoyl-L-alanyl-D-glutamate--2,6-diaminopimelate ligase has protein sequence MASSRIMMKLEMLLSPWLTNKALPQALSDCQVNAITLDSRQVAAGSLFAAVKGHTVDGRRFIDTAIQAGAVAIIAEADGIAQDGDIVQQDGTCIVYLQDLNQKLSAIAGRFYGEPDQQLALYAVTGTNGKTTISQLLAQWANLIGYKAGVMGTTGNGLLTDLKPAANTTGSAIEIQQTLADLVEQGADFAAMEVSSHGLVQGRVRDLHFKASIFTNLSRDHLDYHGNMQNYADAKKSLFTEHDAGVPIINADDAIGAEWLHDLPHAVAVAIKPEAVANHAGLKLWATEVQFSTQGVTIAFDSSWGQGKFTAPLVGSFNATNLLLALATLLATNHSMAELLAKAPQLQAVIGRMEVFQDTDKAMMVVDYAHTPDALEKALQALRVHCDGKLWCIFGCGGDRDSGKRPMMAEVAERLADQIILTDDNPRSEDPKVIVADMLAGLTAPQSATVIHDRATACRHAFTHASHQDIILVAGKGHEDYQILADCTIHYSDRETVAALLKELA, from the coding sequence ATGGCATCGTCACGCATTATGATGAAATTAGAGATGCTGTTATCACCTTGGCTGACAAATAAAGCGTTGCCTCAGGCGCTGAGTGATTGTCAGGTTAACGCGATAACACTAGATAGCCGACAAGTTGCCGCTGGTAGCTTGTTTGCTGCTGTAAAAGGACACACTGTGGATGGTCGTCGTTTTATTGATACGGCGATCCAAGCAGGCGCGGTGGCTATCATTGCTGAAGCTGATGGTATCGCACAAGATGGTGATATTGTGCAGCAAGATGGCACATGTATTGTTTACTTGCAGGATTTAAATCAAAAGTTGTCTGCAATTGCAGGACGCTTTTATGGTGAGCCGGATCAGCAACTTGCACTGTATGCGGTAACGGGGACTAACGGTAAAACCACGATCAGCCAATTATTAGCGCAATGGGCAAATCTTATTGGTTATAAAGCTGGTGTTATGGGCACAACAGGTAATGGTTTACTTACTGATTTAAAGCCTGCGGCAAATACTACTGGTAGTGCGATCGAGATCCAGCAAACGTTAGCGGATTTAGTCGAACAAGGCGCTGATTTTGCTGCGATGGAAGTCTCTTCTCATGGCCTAGTTCAAGGTCGAGTACGTGATCTGCATTTCAAAGCGAGTATTTTTACTAATCTAAGTCGTGATCATCTTGATTATCATGGCAACATGCAAAATTATGCTGATGCAAAGAAATCGCTTTTCACTGAGCATGATGCTGGCGTGCCGATCATTAATGCAGATGATGCTATCGGTGCTGAGTGGCTCCATGATCTACCGCATGCGGTCGCTGTTGCTATTAAACCTGAAGCGGTTGCTAACCATGCGGGCTTAAAGCTTTGGGCAACAGAGGTGCAGTTCAGTACTCAAGGTGTCACCATTGCGTTTGATTCTAGTTGGGGGCAAGGTAAATTCACGGCACCTTTAGTGGGTTCATTTAATGCCACTAACTTGTTGCTGGCGCTAGCAACATTATTGGCGACGAACCATTCAATGGCTGAATTGCTGGCGAAAGCGCCACAGTTACAAGCTGTGATTGGGCGTATGGAAGTTTTTCAAGACACTGACAAAGCGATGATGGTGGTTGACTATGCTCACACGCCAGACGCACTAGAAAAAGCGTTGCAAGCACTACGTGTACATTGTGACGGTAAGCTATGGTGTATCTTTGGCTGTGGTGGCGACCGTGATAGCGGTAAACGCCCGATGATGGCTGAAGTTGCCGAGCGTCTTGCAGATCAAATTATCTTAACTGACGATAACCCTCGTAGTGAAGATCCTAAGGTCATTGTTGCTGATATGCTAGCAGGCTTAACCGCGCCGCAATCTGCAACAGTGATCCATGATCGTGCTACGGCTTGTCGTCATGCATTCACTCATGCTTCTCATCAAGACATTATTTTGGTGGCAGGTAAAGGGCATGAGGATTACCAAATTTTAGCGGATTGTACGATCCATTATTCTGACCGTGAAACGGTTGCTGCATTATTGAAGGAATTGGCATGA